A stretch of Aureispira sp. CCB-E DNA encodes these proteins:
- a CDS encoding GbsR/MarR family transcriptional regulator, with the protein MELDEAKQRFIQAWGTLGSNWGINRTMAQVHALLLISAEPLCADDIMDKLKISRGNANMNIRALIDWGLVFKELKPGERREYFIGEKDMWNVVRQIITHRKKKELEPVLKVLDDVSDIEGNSADKEAFLNVIKDIQLFASKADKTLDKLVSSDANWLMKTFMKMM; encoded by the coding sequence ATGGAATTAGACGAAGCAAAACAACGATTTATACAAGCATGGGGCACTTTAGGCTCTAATTGGGGGATTAACCGCACTATGGCTCAGGTGCATGCGCTTTTATTGATATCTGCCGAACCTCTTTGCGCAGATGACATTATGGACAAGCTTAAAATTTCTAGAGGAAATGCTAATATGAATATCCGTGCGTTGATTGATTGGGGACTTGTGTTTAAAGAATTAAAGCCTGGTGAACGTAGGGAGTACTTTATTGGTGAAAAAGATATGTGGAATGTTGTTCGTCAGATTATCACACATCGCAAAAAGAAAGAATTGGAACCTGTCCTAAAAGTTTTAGACGATGTGAGTGATATTGAAGGCAATAGTGCTGACAAAGAAGCGTTTCTAAATGTTATCAAAGATATACAACTGTTTGCATCCAAAGCGGATAAAACACTTGATAAATTGGTTAGTTCTGATGCCAATTGGTTGATGAAAACATTTATGAAAATGATGTAA
- a CDS encoding alpha/beta fold hydrolase: protein MHIFYNNSKVAYQKVGQGQTLVLLHGFCEDSTMWADFVPLLSKKYTILTIDLSGFGNSDLLKDTSIDGMADAVLAVLSAENTNSCALIGHSMGGYVGLSIAQKAPQILIGLGLFHSHPYKDSPSKTENRLKTIGFIERHGIAPFAGHFVRNLFPPKFVDNNKLFIEELIHKTSMHHSDAVIAASHAMIDRSDRTDVLTNLACPTLFIVGTLDNAIATEHSLNQLSLPSIASVHILENIGHMGMFEAPMETLEIIVDFIDFCNLFTLEPSKS, encoded by the coding sequence ATGCATATTTTTTATAACAACTCAAAAGTTGCTTACCAAAAAGTAGGACAAGGACAAACACTTGTTTTGCTTCATGGCTTTTGCGAAGATAGTACGATGTGGGCAGACTTTGTGCCTCTTTTGTCAAAAAAATACACCATTTTGACGATTGATTTATCTGGCTTTGGCAACTCTGATCTTTTGAAGGATACAAGTATTGATGGAATGGCTGATGCCGTGCTGGCTGTTTTAAGTGCGGAGAACACAAACTCATGCGCCTTAATTGGGCATTCTATGGGAGGATATGTTGGTTTATCCATTGCTCAAAAGGCTCCCCAAATATTAATCGGATTGGGACTCTTTCATTCTCACCCCTATAAAGATTCTCCTTCTAAAACAGAAAATAGGCTCAAAACAATTGGTTTTATAGAACGGCATGGTATTGCTCCTTTTGCGGGACATTTTGTCCGCAACCTATTTCCTCCCAAGTTTGTTGACAATAACAAGCTATTTATAGAGGAATTAATTCACAAAACCAGTATGCACCATTCGGATGCCGTTATTGCCGCTTCTCATGCCATGATTGATCGTTCTGACCGAACTGATGTCTTAACCAATTTAGCCTGCCCTACGTTATTTATAGTAGGAACACTGGATAATGCCATTGCGACTGAACATAGTTTAAATCAATTGAGTTTGCCTTCCATAGCTAGTGTTCATATTTTAGAAAACATTGGTCATATGGGGATGTTTGAAGCGCCTATGGAAACGCTAGAAATCATTGTAGATTTTATTGATTTTTGTAATTTATTTACCCTTGAACCATCAAAATCGTAA
- a CDS encoding NAD-dependent epimerase/dehydratase family protein, which yields MTNKHVLVTGGTGFLGAYLLHYLVQKGYQVKAIKRKTSSMDLVKDIQNQIEWLEGDILDTPFLESAMTGVQQVYHAAAVVSFNPQEAAFMLKVNVEGTANMVNTAIYKGIEKFVHISSIAALGRKEFQPHINEEAQWENSKENSNYAISKFKAECEVWRGMQEGLNIAILNPSVIIGAGHWDQGSCKLIQRVAKGFKYYPKGRTGFVDVRDVAKAAIMLMESTVSGQRYIVNSANWSYQKFFSQTAQALDQPAPNQAAAPWMVNLLWRAEWLRSKLFRTQPLLTRETARTSQSTYYYHNEKIVEDFGYDFIPMEETIQTTAKVFLDSQKKGQNYGLMPLS from the coding sequence ATGACAAACAAACACGTATTAGTTACAGGAGGAACAGGTTTTTTGGGTGCTTATCTTCTACACTACTTAGTACAAAAAGGTTATCAAGTTAAAGCGATCAAACGAAAAACAAGTTCGATGGATTTAGTTAAAGATATCCAAAATCAAATTGAATGGCTAGAAGGAGATATCTTAGATACACCTTTTTTGGAGAGCGCTATGACGGGGGTTCAACAGGTTTATCATGCTGCAGCGGTTGTTTCTTTTAATCCACAAGAAGCAGCTTTTATGCTTAAGGTCAATGTTGAAGGAACCGCTAATATGGTTAATACAGCGATCTACAAAGGCATCGAAAAATTTGTACACATTAGTTCTATTGCTGCTTTGGGGAGAAAAGAATTTCAACCGCATATCAATGAAGAGGCACAGTGGGAAAATTCTAAGGAAAATTCAAATTATGCCATTAGCAAGTTCAAAGCAGAGTGTGAGGTCTGGCGAGGAATGCAAGAGGGGCTTAACATCGCCATACTTAATCCTTCTGTCATTATTGGCGCAGGGCATTGGGATCAAGGTTCCTGTAAGCTAATTCAACGAGTAGCCAAAGGGTTCAAATACTATCCCAAAGGTCGTACGGGTTTTGTTGATGTTCGAGATGTGGCCAAAGCTGCTATTATGCTTATGGAAAGTACGGTTTCAGGGCAACGTTATATTGTCAATAGTGCTAACTGGTCGTACCAAAAGTTTTTTAGTCAAACGGCACAAGCCCTCGACCAACCTGCTCCCAATCAAGCTGCGGCACCATGGATGGTAAACTTGCTTTGGCGCGCTGAATGGTTGCGTTCCAAACTATTTCGTACCCAGCCACTATTAACTAGGGAAACTGCTCGCACCTCTCAATCTACTTACTATTATCATAATGAAAAGATTGTAGAAGATTTTGGATATGATTTTATTCCAATGGAAGAAACGATCCAAACAACAGCTAAGGTTTTTCTTGATTCTCAAAAAAAAGGTCAAAATTATGGTTTAATGCCACTTTCTTAA
- the pyk gene encoding pyruvate kinase produces the protein MEIRNFQKTKVLATVGPSSNNYSTLLGLVQAGVDAFRLNFSHGTHEGHLKVFEYIQYINKKYKTNISILADLQGPKLRVGEIENGKMPLKKGDILTFVNEPCIGNSEKIYMSYEQFAQDVKVGEKVLVDDGNVQLLVKETNGVNEVKLEVLYGEFLSSRKGVNLPQTNVSLPSLTEKDLRDLDFILDHDFNWIALSFVRSPKDIHDLRKRIQDRKSRVKIIAKIEKPEAIDNIDDIIDATDGVMVARGDLGVEVPMQRLPMLQKMIVEKCIKKAKPVIVATQMMDSMIKNPTPTRAEIIDVANAVIDGADVVMLSGETAMGIHPVKVVEAMNDIIAEAEKMDSIYYKHLTPSEKSDSFLSDAICYNSCRIARQVDAKCIIGMTKSGYTAFMVSSYRPKQSIFIFSSDENMLNTLSLVWGIRCFYYDKYTSTDDTIKDVQNLLVESGHLKTGDVVINTGSMPLHERKKTNMLKVSVIE, from the coding sequence ATGGAAATCCGTAATTTTCAAAAGACCAAAGTTTTGGCAACCGTAGGACCTTCTTCTAACAACTACAGTACTTTGTTGGGATTGGTACAAGCAGGAGTAGATGCTTTTCGCTTGAATTTTTCTCATGGAACACATGAAGGTCATTTAAAAGTGTTTGAATACATTCAATACATCAATAAAAAATACAAAACGAACATCTCTATCTTAGCCGACTTGCAAGGTCCAAAACTTCGAGTAGGGGAAATAGAAAATGGTAAAATGCCCTTAAAAAAAGGTGATATTTTGACTTTTGTTAATGAACCTTGTATTGGCAATAGTGAAAAAATTTATATGAGTTACGAGCAATTTGCTCAGGATGTAAAAGTTGGTGAAAAGGTATTGGTGGATGATGGTAATGTGCAGTTGTTGGTAAAGGAAACGAATGGCGTTAATGAGGTAAAACTAGAAGTTCTATATGGCGAATTTTTATCTTCTAGAAAAGGTGTGAATTTACCTCAAACCAATGTTAGTCTACCTTCATTAACTGAAAAGGATTTGAGAGATTTGGATTTTATCTTAGACCATGATTTTAACTGGATTGCCTTGTCTTTTGTTCGTTCTCCTAAGGATATTCACGATTTGCGTAAGCGCATTCAAGACAGAAAATCAAGGGTGAAAATTATTGCTAAAATAGAAAAACCTGAGGCAATTGATAACATTGATGATATTATTGATGCCACGGATGGGGTAATGGTAGCTCGGGGCGATTTAGGTGTAGAGGTGCCCATGCAGCGATTGCCCATGCTACAAAAAATGATTGTTGAAAAATGCATCAAAAAGGCAAAACCAGTTATTGTCGCTACTCAGATGATGGATTCAATGATCAAAAATCCAACACCTACCCGTGCCGAAATTATAGATGTTGCCAATGCTGTCATTGATGGTGCGGATGTGGTTATGTTGAGTGGCGAAACAGCAATGGGTATTCACCCCGTAAAGGTTGTAGAGGCAATGAATGATATTATTGCAGAGGCGGAAAAAATGGATAGTATTTATTACAAGCACTTGACGCCTTCTGAAAAATCAGATTCTTTCTTGTCGGACGCTATTTGTTATAACTCTTGTCGAATTGCTCGTCAAGTAGATGCTAAATGTATTATTGGTATGACCAAATCGGGCTATACGGCATTTATGGTTTCCAGTTACCGACCTAAACAGAGTATTTTTATCTTTTCATCGGATGAAAATATGTTGAACACCTTGAGTTTGGTATGGGGCATTCGCTGTTTCTATTATGATAAATACACAAGTACAGACGACACGATAAAAGATGTTCAAAATCTCTTGGTAGAAAGTGGGCACCTCAAAACGGGAGATGTTGTTATCAATACAGGCTCAATGCCACTTCATGAACGAAAGAAAACCAATATGCTAAAAGTTTCTGTTATTGAGTAG
- a CDS encoding TonB-dependent receptor, which yields MKDIARLIFILLWMSPMATIAQSLLSGVVIDAESNEPLISVTVSIKETTEGTTTDLDGKYKLSLGEGTHTIVFSYIGFTSVEKEVVVDGQTPIVLDVALSVGTLMGETVIVTEGRYEKKLEESTVSIDVIGQQQIESNNVTSLDEIVKKASGVQITDGQISIRGGAGYAYGVGSRVLFLVDGQPLLSAELSDVKWNYMPVENAEQIEIIKGSASVLYGSGALNGVINLRTAYPKGTQPYTAFSMYAGIYDQPRIDSMRWFDPKVNAAEIPMFSGFYFAHRERLHKNVDLVVGGNVHLGNGYYRGADERRFRFNFNTRFRVPQLDGRISYGVNGNIMYHEDGRFFMAKDMASNAYLNLDTIYRDRYYSITIDPYLTAFDKLDNKHDLRARWFRIAKVQPGDDSEADIFSLEYQFQRNFANDWIVTAGIRGQFLNVNSILFADVNAHYTERALFTGGSFAAYAQVDKKFWNRLSATLGLRWEGFVVDTSFIPALPIVRAGLNYEASPNDFIRASFGQGFRLPSMAERYFNERLPGTFLGIYPNPDLRPETGWSTELAYRRIFRGKNIKIYADVAFFWMEYDDMVEFSLGSYAQGPGFSFVNISKARIAGWEVSTQGEVRIGKVPIRVWGGYTYSFPGDLSADTSKLRDPGVFIGELFRTFAEGVERADYPNILKYRRMHTVRMDVETELWGLTLGTALTYNSFMDHIDALFEYNFITPKLSHFRLIHNKGYWLWDIRVGYRFNDKQRINLVVQNVLNEEYASRPAQMGAPRSFSLKYSHVF from the coding sequence ATGAAAGACATAGCAAGACTAATTTTTATTCTACTTTGGATGTCTCCAATGGCAACAATAGCGCAAAGTTTACTGTCGGGTGTTGTCATAGATGCAGAAAGCAATGAGCCATTAATTAGTGTTACCGTTAGTATCAAAGAGACCACAGAAGGAACAACAACTGATCTGGATGGTAAATATAAGCTAAGTTTAGGAGAAGGAACACATACGATTGTATTTAGTTATATTGGTTTTACTAGTGTCGAAAAAGAAGTCGTGGTAGATGGTCAAACTCCCATTGTATTAGATGTAGCATTGTCTGTTGGTACTTTGATGGGGGAAACGGTGATTGTAACAGAAGGGCGTTATGAAAAAAAGCTAGAAGAGAGTACGGTGTCAATTGATGTTATAGGTCAACAGCAAATAGAGAGTAACAATGTAACTAGTTTGGATGAAATTGTAAAAAAGGCATCAGGAGTACAAATTACAGATGGTCAGATTAGCATTCGAGGTGGCGCGGGCTATGCATATGGTGTTGGTAGTAGAGTCCTTTTTTTAGTGGATGGGCAACCCTTGCTCTCGGCAGAGTTGAGTGATGTGAAATGGAATTATATGCCAGTAGAAAATGCCGAACAGATTGAAATTATTAAAGGATCGGCATCGGTATTGTATGGTTCAGGAGCTTTAAATGGTGTCATTAATCTAAGAACAGCCTATCCCAAAGGAACACAACCTTACACTGCATTTTCTATGTATGCTGGTATTTATGATCAACCTAGAATAGATTCTATGCGTTGGTTTGACCCCAAGGTAAATGCAGCCGAAATACCTATGTTTTCAGGTTTTTATTTTGCACATAGAGAACGACTTCACAAGAATGTGGATTTAGTTGTAGGTGGAAATGTTCATCTGGGCAATGGTTATTATCGAGGAGCGGATGAACGCCGTTTTCGATTTAACTTTAATACAAGGTTTAGGGTGCCCCAACTCGATGGTCGTATTTCTTATGGGGTTAATGGCAATATTATGTATCATGAGGATGGTCGCTTTTTTATGGCAAAAGACATGGCAAGTAATGCTTATTTAAACCTAGATACGATTTACAGAGATCGCTATTATTCTATTACAATAGACCCCTATTTAACAGCTTTTGACAAACTGGATAATAAGCACGATTTACGAGCTAGATGGTTTAGAATAGCGAAGGTACAACCAGGAGATGATTCGGAAGCGGATATTTTTAGTTTAGAGTATCAGTTTCAGCGAAATTTCGCCAATGATTGGATTGTCACAGCAGGTATACGAGGGCAGTTTTTAAATGTAAATAGTATTCTTTTTGCTGATGTTAATGCACATTATACCGAACGAGCGCTATTTACAGGAGGTTCGTTTGCAGCCTATGCACAGGTAGATAAGAAGTTTTGGAATCGACTTTCAGCTACATTGGGGCTCCGTTGGGAAGGGTTTGTTGTAGATACTAGCTTTATACCTGCTTTACCTATTGTTCGAGCTGGTCTAAACTATGAGGCAAGTCCAAACGATTTTATTAGAGCTTCTTTTGGTCAAGGTTTTCGCTTGCCATCTATGGCTGAACGTTATTTTAATGAACGCCTTCCAGGAACATTCTTGGGAATTTATCCCAACCCAGATTTGCGCCCAGAAACTGGTTGGTCAACGGAGTTGGCTTATCGACGAATTTTTAGAGGAAAAAATATTAAAATATATGCAGATGTCGCCTTCTTTTGGATGGAATATGATGATATGGTCGAATTTTCGTTGGGAAGTTATGCCCAAGGACCAGGGTTTAGCTTTGTGAACATTAGCAAAGCTAGAATTGCAGGTTGGGAAGTATCCACACAAGGAGAAGTTCGCATTGGTAAAGTTCCTATTAGAGTTTGGGGAGGGTATACATATAGTTTTCCTGGTGATTTGAGTGCTGACACGAGCAAATTAAGAGACCCAGGTGTTTTTATTGGAGAATTGTTTAGAACATTTGCAGAAGGAGTAGAACGAGCAGATTATCCCAACATTTTAAAATATAGAAGAATGCATACGGTTCGGATGGATGTAGAAACCGAATTGTGGGGTCTTACACTTGGTACTGCGCTTACCTATAATAGTTTTATGGATCATATTGATGCTTTGTTTGAGTATAATTTTATTACCCCTAAATTGTCGCATTTTAGGTTGATACATAACAAGGGATATTGGCTTTGGGATATAAGAGTAGGGTATCGATTTAATGATAAACAACGTATCAATCTTGTCGTTCAAAATGTACTCAATGAGGAATATGCTAGTCGTCCTGCGCAAATGGGAGCTCCACGTAGCTTTTCATTAAAATACAGTCATGTATTCTAA
- a CDS encoding FAD:protein FMN transferase gives MRLLFILLLSSLLGACLSTNPTSEQESKLKKEQFVGETMGTTLSIAYLDSTGMDFSQQLSDLLIDINNAVSTYIKTSEISILNHEKDSLYVAQDGHFARNYALAQQIYQQSDGWFNPTVMPLVNYWGFGYKEKKMVAQTNSSTIKNLLSLVQFDSIKVQKAATNQLLFTKNIEGLELDFSAIAKGDAVDQVGLLLESLGIDNYFVEIGGEVRARGTTISGFPWRTGIRSPRENSSTKELQVAVQLDDLSLATSGNYENYYEDKNTGMKYAHTINPKTGYPEKNQLLSASVFASNCATADAFATAFMVMGLEKAFELANELPELEAYFIYSDTNGNLQVKYTSKVEDFMQLGKK, from the coding sequence ATGCGTTTACTTTTCATACTTCTTCTATCTAGTTTATTAGGAGCCTGTCTTTCCACTAATCCAACCTCAGAGCAAGAATCAAAATTAAAGAAAGAACAATTTGTTGGTGAAACAATGGGTACTACCTTATCTATTGCCTATTTAGATAGTACAGGAATGGACTTTTCTCAACAACTTAGTGACTTGCTGATTGATATTAACAATGCTGTTTCAACTTATATTAAGACCTCTGAAATTTCTATTCTCAACCATGAAAAAGATTCCTTGTACGTTGCTCAAGATGGGCATTTTGCTCGAAATTATGCCCTAGCTCAGCAAATATACCAACAATCTGATGGGTGGTTCAACCCTACTGTTATGCCTTTGGTCAATTATTGGGGGTTTGGATACAAGGAAAAAAAGATGGTGGCGCAAACCAATTCTTCTACCATTAAAAACTTGTTGAGTTTGGTGCAGTTTGACTCTATAAAAGTGCAAAAGGCTGCGACTAATCAATTGTTATTCACCAAAAATATAGAAGGTTTAGAATTAGACTTTAGTGCAATAGCCAAAGGCGATGCTGTTGATCAAGTGGGTTTATTATTAGAGAGCTTAGGAATTGATAATTATTTTGTTGAAATAGGTGGTGAAGTTCGTGCTAGAGGAACTACTATTAGTGGTTTTCCTTGGCGTACAGGCATTCGTAGCCCAAGAGAAAATAGCTCCACCAAAGAGTTACAAGTTGCTGTTCAACTAGACGATCTATCGCTGGCTACTTCTGGTAACTATGAGAATTATTATGAAGACAAAAATACAGGTATGAAATATGCTCATACCATCAACCCCAAAACGGGATATCCTGAAAAAAATCAATTGCTCAGTGCTTCTGTTTTTGCTAGCAATTGCGCCACAGCAGATGCTTTTGCAACAGCATTTATGGTTATGGGCTTAGAAAAAGCATTTGAGTTGGCAAATGAGCTGCCTGAATTAGAGGCTTACTTTATTTACAGCGATACCAATGGCAATTTACAAGTAAAATACACCTCCAAGGTTGAAGACTTTATGCAATTGGGAAAAAAGTAA
- the recO gene encoding DNA repair protein RecO: MLKKVEGLIVKAVKYSETSVICDAYTAELGLRTYIINGVRKKNSKISPALVQPMSLVEMIVYHHEEKDINRIKEIKPSYIYQQLPFDVARGAIGLFMAEVAQKTLREPESNPLLFQFLFNCYQTLDQTEAKIVNFPVWFLVKLSTYLGLFSVVNSLTEDCVFDYSEGRILPEIPAGHHYYFSPQNTHLLAAFLELDFEASAQLELSNQDRRDFLSDMLRYYQYHIENFGELNSILVLKTVFS; the protein is encoded by the coding sequence ATGCTAAAAAAAGTAGAAGGACTTATTGTTAAAGCTGTGAAATACTCCGAAACGAGTGTTATTTGCGATGCCTATACCGCAGAATTAGGGTTGAGAACTTATATTATCAATGGTGTACGCAAGAAAAACTCCAAAATAAGCCCTGCCTTAGTACAGCCAATGTCATTGGTAGAAATGATCGTATATCACCACGAAGAAAAAGACATTAATCGAATCAAAGAAATCAAACCAAGTTATATTTATCAACAGTTACCTTTTGATGTTGCTAGAGGTGCTATTGGGTTATTTATGGCTGAAGTGGCACAGAAAACGTTGAGAGAACCAGAATCGAATCCATTGTTATTTCAGTTTTTGTTCAATTGCTATCAGACACTAGATCAAACCGAGGCAAAAATTGTCAACTTTCCAGTGTGGTTCTTAGTAAAGTTATCGACTTATTTAGGCTTGTTTTCAGTTGTTAATTCACTGACAGAAGATTGTGTGTTTGATTATTCAGAGGGGCGGATTTTACCAGAAATCCCAGCTGGGCATCATTATTACTTCTCACCTCAAAACACCCATTTGTTAGCAGCATTTTTAGAATTAGACTTTGAGGCAAGTGCTCAATTAGAGTTAAGCAATCAAGATCGACGAGATTTTTTGAGTGATATGTTGCGTTATTATCAGTACCACATCGAAAATTTTGGAGAATTAAATTCCATTTTGGTTCTAAAAACAGTATTTTCTTAG
- a CDS encoding N-acetylmuramoyl-L-alanine amidase → MKRGDKGPEVRILQYKLRKVLNRSLSIDGDYGPSTEAAVRLFQSLYDLVVDGHAGPKTNAKLDVVYRAMFNKNSDLLHFGKRRFVVFVDAGHGGIDENGKYVTPGKRAYHKGEKMHERGHYYEGYENRLIAESFIEACTDAGIMCVRTYHPYKDTSLSQRTEIVRSWLRRGYYGYLHSFHSNAISSSNTPAKLDATRGFMIFNTRGNNFSDKIATQHFENVQAAIGKSNWKYRAQTRGDGDVDFEVNFQILRETDLQEFNWFGAILEEWGFHTSKTDANFIIKPENRKKRVAASLKTAKWVKKELNKIINP, encoded by the coding sequence ATGAAAAGAGGAGACAAAGGACCTGAAGTTAGAATACTTCAATATAAATTGAGAAAGGTGCTGAACAGAAGCCTTTCTATTGATGGAGATTATGGTCCCTCTACCGAAGCTGCTGTTCGTTTGTTTCAATCTTTATATGATTTGGTGGTAGATGGGCATGCTGGTCCCAAAACCAATGCAAAATTGGATGTCGTTTACAGAGCTATGTTCAATAAAAATTCTGATTTGTTGCATTTTGGCAAACGGCGCTTTGTCGTATTTGTAGATGCAGGGCATGGAGGTATTGATGAAAATGGAAAATACGTTACGCCAGGTAAACGAGCGTATCATAAGGGCGAAAAAATGCACGAACGAGGGCATTACTACGAAGGGTATGAAAATCGTTTGATTGCAGAATCATTTATAGAGGCTTGTACCGATGCAGGAATTATGTGTGTACGCACCTATCATCCTTACAAAGACACTTCTTTGTCTCAACGAACAGAAATTGTTCGTAGTTGGCTGCGTAGAGGTTATTACGGTTATCTGCATTCTTTTCATTCAAACGCTATCTCTAGTAGCAATACGCCTGCTAAGTTGGATGCGACGCGTGGGTTTATGATTTTCAATACGAGAGGTAATAACTTTTCTGATAAAATTGCAACCCAACATTTTGAAAATGTTCAGGCTGCTATAGGAAAAAGTAATTGGAAGTATCGAGCGCAGACTAGAGGAGATGGAGATGTTGATTTTGAAGTGAATTTTCAAATTTTGAGAGAAACAGATTTGCAAGAATTCAATTGGTTTGGGGCTATCTTAGAAGAATGGGGCTTCCATACGTCTAAAACAGATGCCAATTTTATTATCAAACCAGAAAATAGAAAAAAACGAGTAGCGGCTAGTCTAAAAACAGCAAAATGGGTGAAAAAAGAATTGAATAAAATTATTAATCCTTGA